The following are from one region of the Mauremys mutica isolate MM-2020 ecotype Southern chromosome 22, ASM2049712v1, whole genome shotgun sequence genome:
- the UBASH3B gene encoding ubiquitin-associated and SH3 domain-containing protein B isoform X1 has product MMAQYNNSTPHTMAAKDELYSKVTPRRNRQHRTGTIKHGSSLDILLSMGFPKARAQKALASTGGRSVQAACDWLFSHVGDPFLDDPLPREYVLYLRPTGPLAQKLSDFWQQSKQICGKNKAHNIFPHITLCQFFMCEDSKIDALNEALQATVMQWKCKFPAPLPLELYTSSNFIGLFVKEDSAEVLKKFAADFATEAASKLDVHVEPHKKQLHVTLAYHFQTSHLPTLEKLAQNIDVKLGCDWVAAIFSRDIRFANHETLQVIYPYIPQNDDELELVPGDFIFMSPVEQTSTSEGWIYGTSLTTGCSGLLPENYITKADECGTWVFHGSYSILSTSSSPSPLTFNDGAPERRQQEDQGPGDTGPLTIICQTMHPLRVTSQPGLQKRCLFVCRHGERMDVVFGKYWLSQCFDAKGRYMRTNLNMPHSLPQRSGGFRDYEKDAPITVFGCTQARLVGEALLESNTVIEHVYCSPSLRCVQTAHNILKGLQQENNLKIRVEPGLFEWTKWVSGTTLPAWIPAVDLAAANLCVDTTYRPHIPVSKLVVSESYDTYISRSYQVTKEIISECKGKGNNILIVAHASSLEACTCQLQGLSPQNSKDFVQMVRKIPYLGFCSCEELGETGIWQLTDPPILPLTHGPTGGFNWRETLLQE; this is encoded by the exons ACAAAAAGCACTGGCATCCACTGGTGGAAGAAGTGTCCAAGCAGCATGTGACTG GTTGTTCTCTCATGTGGGGGACCCATTCCTTGATGACCCCCTGCCTCGGGAATATGTTCTCTATCTGCGCCCCACCGGTCCCTTGGCTCAGAAGCTCTCTGATTTCTGGCAGCAGTCGAAGcagatctgtgggaagaacaaggCTCACAACATCTTCCCACACATTACTCTTTGCCAGTTCTTCATG TGCGAAGACAGCAAGATTGATGCGCTCAATGAAGCCCTGCAGGCCACAGTGATGCAATGGAAATGTAaattccctgctcccctgcctttaGAACTCTACACGTCTTCGAACTTCATTGGGCTTTTCGTCAAGGAGGACAGCGCTGAGGTCCTCAAGAAGTTTGCGGCAGACTTTGCTACAGAAGCTGCTTCTAAACTGG ATGTGCATGTAGAACCCCATAAGAAACAGCTGCACGTGACATTGGCCTACCACTTCCAAACCAGCCACTTGCCCACGCTGGAGAAATTAGCACAGAACATCGACGTCAAGCTAGGATGCGACTGGGTCGCTGCGATCTTCTCTCGAGATATAAGATTTGCTAACCACGAG ACACTGCAAGTGATCTATCCCTACATCCCGCAGAATGACGATGAGCTTGAGCTGGTTCCAGGGGATTTCATTTTTATGTCCCCTGTGGAGCAAACCAGCACCAGCGAGGGGTGGATTTATGGCACTTCCCTAACGACCGGCTGTTCTGGGCTGTTGCCTGAGAATTACATCACGAAGGCAGACGAGTGTGGGACCTGGGTGTTTCATGG ATCTTACTCGATTCTGAGTACCAGTTCTTCCCCATCCCCTCTAACCTTCAATGATGGAGCTCCGGAAAGAAGACAGCAAGAAGATCAAGGACCTGGGGACACAGGGCCACTCACGATCATCTGCCAGACAATGCAC CCCCTGAGAGTAACCAGCCAGCCAGGGCTTCAAAAGCGATGTCTTTTTGTCTGCCGGCATGGGGAGAGAATGGATGTTGTGTTTGGAAAGTACTGGTTGTCCCAGTGTTTTGATGCCAAAG GAAGGTATATGCGAACAAACCTGAATATGCCTCACAGCTTACCTCAAAGAAGTGGTGGTTTCAGGGATTATGAAAAAGATGCACCAATCACCGTGTTTGGTTGCACACAAGCAAGACTTGTTG GTGAAGCCTTGCTGGAAAGTAACACTGTTATTGAACATGTCTACTGCTCCCCGTCGCTGCGCTGTGTACAGACAGCACACAATATTCTCAAAG gttTGCAACAAGAAAATAACCTAAAGATTCGAGTAGAGCCGGGCTTATTTGAGTGGACAAAATGGGTCTCTGGTACCACATTACCTGCCTGGATACCTGCAGTGGATTTAGCTGCAGCCAATCTGTGTGTTGATACAACCTACAG ACCTCATATACCCGTCAGCAAGTTAGTGGTTTCAGAGTCTTACGACACATACATAAGTAGAAGCTATCAAGTAACGAAAGAAATCATAAGTGAATGCAAAGGCAAAG GAAATAACATTTTGATAGTGGCTCACGCATCGTCTCTGGAGGCCTGTACTTGTCAACTCCAGGGCCTCTCGCCTCAGAATTCCAAGGACTTTGTACAGATGGTCAGAAAG ATTCCATACTTGGGGTTCTGTTCCTGCGAAGAATTGGGAGAGACAGGTATTTGGCAACTAACAGACCCCCCCATCCTCCCTCTCACACATGGACCAACAGGAGGCTTTAACTGGCGAGAGACCTTACTACAAGAATAG
- the UBASH3B gene encoding ubiquitin-associated and SH3 domain-containing protein B isoform X2, with protein sequence MAAKDELYSKVTPRRNRQHRTGTIKHGSSLDILLSMGFPKARAQKALASTGGRSVQAACDWLFSHVGDPFLDDPLPREYVLYLRPTGPLAQKLSDFWQQSKQICGKNKAHNIFPHITLCQFFMCEDSKIDALNEALQATVMQWKCKFPAPLPLELYTSSNFIGLFVKEDSAEVLKKFAADFATEAASKLDVHVEPHKKQLHVTLAYHFQTSHLPTLEKLAQNIDVKLGCDWVAAIFSRDIRFANHETLQVIYPYIPQNDDELELVPGDFIFMSPVEQTSTSEGWIYGTSLTTGCSGLLPENYITKADECGTWVFHGSYSILSTSSSPSPLTFNDGAPERRQQEDQGPGDTGPLTIICQTMHPLRVTSQPGLQKRCLFVCRHGERMDVVFGKYWLSQCFDAKGRYMRTNLNMPHSLPQRSGGFRDYEKDAPITVFGCTQARLVGEALLESNTVIEHVYCSPSLRCVQTAHNILKGLQQENNLKIRVEPGLFEWTKWVSGTTLPAWIPAVDLAAANLCVDTTYRPHIPVSKLVVSESYDTYISRSYQVTKEIISECKGKGNNILIVAHASSLEACTCQLQGLSPQNSKDFVQMVRKIPYLGFCSCEELGETGIWQLTDPPILPLTHGPTGGFNWRETLLQE encoded by the exons ACAAAAAGCACTGGCATCCACTGGTGGAAGAAGTGTCCAAGCAGCATGTGACTG GTTGTTCTCTCATGTGGGGGACCCATTCCTTGATGACCCCCTGCCTCGGGAATATGTTCTCTATCTGCGCCCCACCGGTCCCTTGGCTCAGAAGCTCTCTGATTTCTGGCAGCAGTCGAAGcagatctgtgggaagaacaaggCTCACAACATCTTCCCACACATTACTCTTTGCCAGTTCTTCATG TGCGAAGACAGCAAGATTGATGCGCTCAATGAAGCCCTGCAGGCCACAGTGATGCAATGGAAATGTAaattccctgctcccctgcctttaGAACTCTACACGTCTTCGAACTTCATTGGGCTTTTCGTCAAGGAGGACAGCGCTGAGGTCCTCAAGAAGTTTGCGGCAGACTTTGCTACAGAAGCTGCTTCTAAACTGG ATGTGCATGTAGAACCCCATAAGAAACAGCTGCACGTGACATTGGCCTACCACTTCCAAACCAGCCACTTGCCCACGCTGGAGAAATTAGCACAGAACATCGACGTCAAGCTAGGATGCGACTGGGTCGCTGCGATCTTCTCTCGAGATATAAGATTTGCTAACCACGAG ACACTGCAAGTGATCTATCCCTACATCCCGCAGAATGACGATGAGCTTGAGCTGGTTCCAGGGGATTTCATTTTTATGTCCCCTGTGGAGCAAACCAGCACCAGCGAGGGGTGGATTTATGGCACTTCCCTAACGACCGGCTGTTCTGGGCTGTTGCCTGAGAATTACATCACGAAGGCAGACGAGTGTGGGACCTGGGTGTTTCATGG ATCTTACTCGATTCTGAGTACCAGTTCTTCCCCATCCCCTCTAACCTTCAATGATGGAGCTCCGGAAAGAAGACAGCAAGAAGATCAAGGACCTGGGGACACAGGGCCACTCACGATCATCTGCCAGACAATGCAC CCCCTGAGAGTAACCAGCCAGCCAGGGCTTCAAAAGCGATGTCTTTTTGTCTGCCGGCATGGGGAGAGAATGGATGTTGTGTTTGGAAAGTACTGGTTGTCCCAGTGTTTTGATGCCAAAG GAAGGTATATGCGAACAAACCTGAATATGCCTCACAGCTTACCTCAAAGAAGTGGTGGTTTCAGGGATTATGAAAAAGATGCACCAATCACCGTGTTTGGTTGCACACAAGCAAGACTTGTTG GTGAAGCCTTGCTGGAAAGTAACACTGTTATTGAACATGTCTACTGCTCCCCGTCGCTGCGCTGTGTACAGACAGCACACAATATTCTCAAAG gttTGCAACAAGAAAATAACCTAAAGATTCGAGTAGAGCCGGGCTTATTTGAGTGGACAAAATGGGTCTCTGGTACCACATTACCTGCCTGGATACCTGCAGTGGATTTAGCTGCAGCCAATCTGTGTGTTGATACAACCTACAG ACCTCATATACCCGTCAGCAAGTTAGTGGTTTCAGAGTCTTACGACACATACATAAGTAGAAGCTATCAAGTAACGAAAGAAATCATAAGTGAATGCAAAGGCAAAG GAAATAACATTTTGATAGTGGCTCACGCATCGTCTCTGGAGGCCTGTACTTGTCAACTCCAGGGCCTCTCGCCTCAGAATTCCAAGGACTTTGTACAGATGGTCAGAAAG ATTCCATACTTGGGGTTCTGTTCCTGCGAAGAATTGGGAGAGACAGGTATTTGGCAACTAACAGACCCCCCCATCCTCCCTCTCACACATGGACCAACAGGAGGCTTTAACTGGCGAGAGACCTTACTACAAGAATAG